A segment of the Streptomyces sp. L2 genome:
TTGCCGGCCCCGTTCGTCCCCAGCAGCCCGTGCACACCGGTGCCGAGATCCAGGTCGACGGAGTCGAGGGCGAGGGTCTTGCGGTGCCGGACACAGAGCCCGGTCACCCGTATGGAACTCACGGTTTCTCCAGAAACGGACGTGCCGTCAGGGTCAGCGGTCGTCAAGGGCAGCGGTCGTCAAGGACGGGGGTGGCACGGGCGCCGGGGGCGTCAAGGACGGGTGCGTCACGGGCGGTGGAGGCGTCAAGGACGGGGTCTCAAGGTGTTTCTCCAGGGACCACGCGTCCGGTTCCGGCAGTGTGCCGTCGGCGTACCGGGCGGCCGTCCTCTCCGACGCGTGCCAGATGCGCGCGTTGTCGTCGGTCATGCGGTGCCTCCCAGCGGGGCCGGGGTCAACTGGGCGAGAACGGAACGCGGTTCGGCACGCGCGCGCCGGGCGCGGGACTTGACCGTGCCCTCGGGGATGCCGAGCAGCCGGGCCGCCTCCCGGGTGCTCAGCCCGTCGACGACGGTCGCCCGCAGCACCTCGCGCAGCTCGGGGGAGATCCGGTCCAGCGCGGTGCCGACATCGCCGTACTCCAGACCGGCCAGCACCCGGTCCTCGGCGGACGGCGCGGCACCGGCCTCGTGGCCGAGGTCCGCCGCCGTCACCGCGTCCATCGGGGCCAGCGGCACCCGCGCGGCCCGCTCCTGCGCCCGCAGCGCGTCCACCAGCCGCCGGGCCGCGATGGTCCACAGCCAGCCGCCGGCCTCCTCCCCGCGGTGCCCGGACGCCGAACGCCACACCGTGACGAACGTGTCCTGCAGTATTTCCCGGACGACCTCCCGATCGGCGCACCGCCGGCTCAGCCGCGCGTGCAGCCAGCCGGCGTGCCGGTCGTACAGGGCGGCCATCGCGGCCGGGTCCCCGCCGGCCACGGCCCGCAGCAGCGCCGCGTCCCCGCCCGCGTCGTCCGTCTCCCGGTGGCCCCCACGGGGCGGAACAGTCTTACAACCGGTCTATCGACCGTCCGGCCCCATCTGGATCACACCCGGCCACCCCACGGCGTGCGATCCCGGGCAGGTGCCGCCCGACCGAGTGAGAGTGCCCTCGCCGAGACGGGGTAGGCCTGCCGTATCCACCGGAATCCGACCACCGGAAACCGCAGCACGCGATGACCTACCCACAAGGAGCCACCGTGGCCGTGTCGACCCGCCTCCCGATCCCCGCCCCCTCCAAACCCGTGGCGGAGCCGTCCGCCTTCATCGAGGCACCGGGAGTGTGCGTCTTCAGCGCGGAGAGCGCCTACGCCGAGGCCCCGCTCACCAGCGAGCCGCCGCTACCCGCCGCCGAGCCCCTGACCAGCGAGCCGCCGCTCGCCGAAGCCACCCCGCTGACCAGCGAGTCCGACCCCGTCCCGGACTTCTACGGCCCGGCGCTGTAGATGGCCGAAGCCCTCTGCGACGCCCTCGACGGGGATCTCTGCCGGCTCGCCGCCCTGCACGGCGTCGCCACCTCCTACAGCCCCTCCCCGGACCGCACGGTCACCGTGTCCGCCTCCGCCGTGGTCGCCGCCCTGGCCGCCCTCGGCGTCGAAGCGGCCACCCCGGGCGCCGTACGCACCGCACTCGCCGAACGGGAGCGCGAGCTGCGCGAACGGCTCCTGCCGCCGACGATCGTCCGCTGGACCGGCGCCGCGGCGGTCCCGCCGACGGCCCTGCCCGCCGGCACCCGCCTGCGCGTGGAGACCGAGGACGGCGAGGTGTGGGAGGGCCCCGGAGACCTCCCCGAGGCGCTGCCGGAGGGCGTCCACCGGGTGAGTGCCACCGCGCCCGACGGGCGGACCGGTCACGCCCACCTCGTCGTCGCCCCCGACCGGCTGCCGGCCCCCGCCGGACGGTCGTGCGGCCTCCTCGTCCAGCTGTACTCCCTGCTCTCCCGCCGCTCCTGGGGCATGGGCGACCTCGCCGACCTCGCGGAGCTCGCCGCCTGGGCCGGACGCACCGCCGGCGCCGGCTTCGTACAGGTCAACCCGCTGCACGCGGCCGTACCGGGGGAGCCCACCGACCCCTCCCCGTACCGGCCGTCGTCCCGCCGCTTCCCCGACCCCGTGCACCTGCGCGTCGAGGAGATCCCCGAGTACGCGTACGCCGAGGACCGCGCCCGGCTCGGCACGCTGCTGGAGCGGGCCGAGCGGCTGCGCGCCGACGTCCTCGACAAGGGCGCCCTCATCGACCGCGACGCGGTGTGGGAGGTGAAGGGCGAGGCACTGGAACTGGTGCTCCGGGTGCCGCTCGGACCGGGCCGCCAGGCCGCCTACGACGACTTCCGCACCGCCCACGGCCAGGCCCTGGAGGACCACGCCACCTGGTGCGCCCTCGCCGAGACCCACGGCTCCGACTGGCACCGCTGGCCCGGCGGCCTGCGCGACCCCCGCTCCGCCGACACCGCCCGCGCCCGCGACACCCTCGCCGACCGCGTCGCCTTCCACTCCCGCCTCGCCTGGCTCACCGACGGCCAGCTCCGCGCCGCCCAGCGCGCGGCGAAGGAGGCGGGGATGGCCGTCGGGATCGTGCACGACCTGGCCGTCGGCGTGCACCCGGCCGGCGCCGACGCCTGGGCCCAGCAGGACCACTTCGCCGCCGGCATGTCGGTCGGCGCCCCGCCCGACGCCTTCAACGCCCGCGGCCAGGACTGGGGCCTGCCGCCCTGGCGCCCCGACCGGCTCGCCGCCTCCGGCCACGCCCCCTACCGCCACCTCCTGCGCGCCCTCTTCCGCTACGCCGGCGCCCTGCGCATCGACCACGTCATGGGCCTGTTCCGTCTCTGGTGGGTCCCCCAGGGCAGCGCCCCCACCGAGGGCACCTACGTCCGCTACGACGCCGACGCCATGCTCGCCCTCCTCGCCCTGGAGGCCTCCCGCGCCGGGGCCGTGGTGATCGGCGAGGACCTGGGCACCGTCGAACCGGGCGTGCGCGAGACCCTCCAGCGGCGCGGCGTGCTCGGCACCTCCGTCCTCTGGTTCGAACGCGACTGGGCCGGCGACGGCCGCCCCCTGCCCCCCGAACGCTGGCGCGCCGACTGCCTGGCCACCGCCACCACCCACGACCTGCCGCCCACCGCCGCCCGGCTCACCGGCGAACACGTCGACCTGCGCGACAGCCTCGGCCTGCTCACCCGCGCGGCCGCCGAGGAACGCGCCGAGGCCGCCGCCGACACCGCCGAATGGCTCGCCCTGCTGGGCAGCCTCGGCCTGCTCGACAGCCCGGCCGCCGGACCGCCCGGCTCCGACGAGGAGGCCGAGATCCAGGGCGTCCACCGCTTCCTGCTGCGCACCCCGGCCCGCATGATCGGCGTCTGGCTCCCCGACGGCGTCGGCGACCGCCGCCCGCAGAACCTGCCGGGCACCTGGGACCAGTACCCCAACTGGCGGCTGCCGGTCGCCGACGCCGACGGCCGCCCGGTACCGCTGGAGGACCTCACGGCATCGCCACGCCTGCGGGCCCTGCTGGAGGTCTGCCGACGGGCCGCGGGGGGTGCGGGGGGTGCGTGAACCGGTGCCTGGCACGTGCCACGCCGTCGGCCGCCGACCCGGTCACGGCCCCGCTACGCCACCCCGGGCGCGCGGCCGTTCCGGGCGTTCGCTAACTTGGGGACCGTGGACAAGAAGAACGCCCTGCGCGCCGGCGCCCTGGCCGCCGGTACGACGCTGATGATGCTGCTCATGTCGTCCCCTGCCCTCGCGCTGACCCGCGACGACGGTGACGACCCCGGCCCGGGTCTGAGCGCCATCCAGACCGTGGGCCTCTACGTGCTGATCCCGCTGGGCCTGTTCGTGGTGATCGCCGGCCTGGTCATGGTGCTGGACAAGTCCCACCGCAAGGCGGACACGACCTCGTCCAACATCAACGTCAAGGGCGACGCCCAGGCCAAGGCCTGAGCCCACCCCCGTCTCCGCCGCCGAGGGCGCCCGTCCTCCGGTCCGTACGCGCGCACGCCGCCGTAGGGGCCGGACGAGACCGGCGCCCTCGGCGTTTTTCCCTCGCGCGGCTCAGGGACTCGGCGCGGTCAGATACCGCTGCACGGTCGGTCCCACCCACGCCACGATCTCCTGCGGATGCAGCGCCACGGTCGGCGGCAGCCGCAGCACGTACCGGGTGAGCGCGAGCCCGAGGAGCTGCGCCGCACACAGAGCGGCCCGCACCGGGACCTGCTCGGGGTCGGGGCACGCCTGCCGGGCCACGGGCAGCAACTGGTCCCGGAAGATCTGCTGCATCCGCTCGGCCCCGGCCTGATTGGTGACCCCGACCCGCAGGACGGCCGTCAGCTCCTCGTTCTCCTCCCACATGCCGAGGAAGTGCGTCACCAGCGCCCGGCCGAACTCGTCGCGGGGTACGGCGCCCAGGTCCGGCATCCGCAGGTCGAGCCGCACGGCCGCCGCGAAGAGGCCCTCCTTGCTGCCGTAGTAGCGCATCACCATGGACGGGTCGATGCGCGCGTCCTTGGCGATGGCGCGGATGGTGGCCCGCTCGTACCCGTCGGAGGCGAAGCGCTCGCGGGCGGCGGCGAGGATCGCGGTACGGGTCGCGTCGCTGCGGCGGGGCGGGGAGGTCTTCGTGGTGCCGGTGCCGGTCATGCCAACGAGCGTAGGCCAACAGGTGTGGGTCAACAAGTGTGTGCCAACGGGTGTGGATAAGTGGGTGTGGGGCAGCGGGCGCTTGCCAGCGGGTGTGGATATGCGGGCGTGCGTCAATGGGCGCTTGCCATCGGACGCTTGCCAACGCGTGTGGGCCAACGACTGTGTGCCAACAGGTGTTGACATCACCCCCGCCCCGGTCCTACCGTTGCCAACAAGCGTTGACCAACAAACGTTGGCCCACAAGTGTTGGCGCCCCAGGAGGCCCTCATGACCGGCACCACTGGACACCACAGCACCACCGGCACCGGCAACACCCCCGCCCCCGCAACCACCCCCCGCGTCATCGTCACCGGCTCCGGCCCTACCGGCCTCCTCCTCGCCGGTGACCTCGCCGCCGCCGGTGTCCCGGTCACCCTCCTGGAAAAGCGCCCCCGCAAGATCAGCAACCTCTCCCGCGCCTTCGTCCTGCACGCCCGCACCCTCGAACAGCTCGACGCCCGCGGCCTCGCCGACGACCTGGAGGCCATCGGCCAACCGCTCCAGCAGCTCCGGCTCTTCGGCCGGCTCACCGTGGACCTCGCGGCCCTCCCTTCCCGCTTCAACCACCTCCTCGTCCTCCCGCAGTACGAGGTCGAGAAAGTCTTGCTGCGGCGCGCGGTCGAGGCCGGGGTCGACTTCCGGTACGAGACCGAGCTGACCGGACTGACCCAGGACGCGGACGGGGTGACGGTCGAGGTCTGCGGGCCGGAAGGCCGTACCGAGGAGCTGCGGGCGGCGTACGTCGTCGGTGCCGACGGGATGCGCAGCGCGGTGCGGGAGGCCGTCGGGCAGCCGTTCCCCGGCAAGTCGGTCATCCGGTCCGTCGTCCTCGCCGACGTCAAGCTCGCCGAGAAGCCCCCCACCCTCCTCACCGTCAACGCGGTGGGTGACGCCTTCGCGTTCCTCGCGCCCTTCGGGGACGGCTACTACCGGGTGATCGGCTGGCACCGCGGCCGCAACGTGCCCGACCACGAGCCGCTGGACCTGGCGGAGGTCAAGGAGATCACCCGGCTCGCGCTCGGCCGGGACTTCGGGATGCACGACGCACGCTGGATGTCCCGCTTCCACAGCGACGAGCGGCAGGCGCCCGCCTACCGGGTCGGCCGGGTCTTCCTCGCCGGGGACGCCGCCCACGTGCACACCCCGGCCGGCGGCCAGGGCATGAACACCGGCCTCCAGGACGCGGCCAACCTGAGCTGGAAGCTGGCCGCCGTCGTCACCGGCCACGCGGACCCGGAACTGCTCGACAGCTACCAGGCCGAACGCCACCCCGTCGGCAAGGCGGTGCTGCGCAGCAGCGGCGGGATCGTCCGGCTCGCCATGGCCAAGCGCCCCTGGACCCTGGCGGCCCGCGCCGCGCTCACCACCGTCCTGAACGCCGTCGGCCCGGCCCGCCGCAAGGTAGCGGCGCAGGTCACCGGCCTCGGCTACGCGTACGCCGCACCGAAGGGCGCCCACCGCCTCACCGGCACCCGGGTCCCGGACGTGCCCCTCGCCGACGGCCGCCGCCTCTACGAGGCGCTGCGCGGCGGCCGCTTCGTCCTGATCACCCCGGAGCCGTACGAGGACGGGCGCGCGGACCGACTGGCCGTGGCCCGCTGGGCGAGCGACCGCCGTACGACCGTCCGCCGTACGACCGTCCTGGTGCGCCCCGACGGGCACGTGGCCTGGGCCGCCGACTCCGCGGACCGCTCCTCCGTCGACGCGGCCCTCGCCCGGCACCTCGGGCCCGCCGCCTGAGACCGGGGCGGCTACCCGGCCGTCGAGCGCAGCAACTCCCGCAGCAGGCCGGCCAACTGGCCGGCCTGTTCGGCGTCGAGGGAGGCCAGGGCGGCGGTCTGCTCGGCGAGACCCGCGCCGACCGCCTCGTCGACGAGCCGCAGACCCTCCTCGGTGAGCGTCACCTGGAGGGCGCGGCGGTCGTGAGGGTCGGGGAAGCGGCGCAGCAGACCCGCCCGTTCCAGGCGTTCTGGCGCTGGCTGATCGCGCTCGTCGTCGTCGCCCCCTTCGGCGCCCCGCGGGCCTGGCGGCAGCGGCACCCGATCCGGCGACACGCCGGCTACGTGCTGCTCGCCTCGCTCCTCGGTGTGGCCCTCTGCAACACCCTCGTGAACCAGGCCGCGCTGACCACACCGGCCGCCACCATGGGCGTGGTCATGGCCGCGTCGCCGGTCCTCATGGCGGTGTTCGAGCGGCTGGGCGGCGCACGGCTCGGCGCACGCCGCACCGCCGGGCTGCTGGCCGCCGGCGCGGGCGTGGCACTGCTGGTCTGCGGAGGAAGCGGAGGAAGCGCGGGAAGCGGCGGAGCCGGGGTGGGCTTCGGCGCCGGTGGCCTGTGGATGCTCGCGGCCACCTGCTGCTTCGCCGGATACAGCGCGCTGCAACGCCGCAGGCCGGCCGGTACGGCACGTGCTGGCGGCCGTACGCAGAGGAGCTGAATCGGGCGCGGCGGTCGGCACCGTCCTGCACGCCCTGCGGACGGCGGTCGACCGGCGGCAGCCGTGACACCGTGCACTCCGGGCCGGCCGGGCACTCCGGGACCACCCGTCTCCCTTGACACGGTCTGCCCCCGAGGTTCCCATGGAGAGGCCCGACACCACTGCGCGGAACGGGAGTTGACATGCCGACGAAGATCGTGATCCGCCCGCTGGACAAGAAGGAGACCACCGGGGACAGCAACGCCAACGGCACCTGACCGGTGGTCCGTGCCGGGTGCCGGTGCCCCGTGCCTGGTCAGTGCGGAGGGGCCACCGCACCCGGGCATCGTCTCCTCGGGTCGCATGGAAGGATGGCGCAACCGACACATAACGAGGAGATGACCGCGTGCCTGGCACAAACCTGACTCGCGAAGAGGCTCAGCAGCGGGCGCAGCTGCTCACCGTTGACTCGTACGAGACCGAACTCGACCTCTCCGGGGCGCAGGACGGCGGCACCTACCGGTCCGTGACCACGGTGCGCTTCGACGTCGCCGAAACCGGCGGCGACAGCTTCATCGACCTGGTGGCGCCCGCCGTCCACGAGGTCACCCTCAACGGGGACGCACTCGACCCCGCCGAGGTCTTCCAGGACTCCCGGATCGCCCTGGCGGGCCTGCTGCCGGGCCGCAACGTGCTGCGGGTCGTCGCCGACTGCGCCTACACGAACACCGGCGAGGGCCTGCACCGCTTCGTCGACCCGGTCGACGAGCAGGCGTACCTCTACACCCAGTTCGAGGTGCCGGACGCCCGCCGCGTCTTCGCCTCCTTCGAGCAGCCCGACCTGAAGGCCACCTTCCAGTTCACCGTGACGGCCCCCGAGGGCTGGACGGTGATCTCGAACTCGCCGACGCCCGAGCCCACGGACAACGTGTGGGCGTTCGAGCCGACGCCGCGCATGTCGACGTACGTCACCGCGCTGATCGTCGGCCCGTACCACAGCGTGCACAGCGTGTACGAGAAGGACGGGCAGAGCGTGCCGCTCGGCATCTACTGCCGGCCCTCGCTCGCCGAGTTCCTGGACGCGGACGCGCTCTTCGCCGTCACCCGGCAGGGCTTCGACTGGTTCCAGGAGAAGTTCGACTACGCGTACCCGTTCAAGAAGTACGACCAGCTGTTCGTGCCCGAGTTCAACGCGGGCGCCATGGAGAACGCGGGCGCGGTCACCATCCGCGACCAGTACGTCTTCCGGTCCAAGGTGACCGACGCGGCGTACGAGGTGCGGGCGGCCACCGTGCTGCACGAGCTGGCCCACATGTGGTTCGGCGACCTGGTCACCATGGAGTGGTGGAACGACCTGTGGCTGAACGAGTCGTTCGCCACGTACGCCGAGGTCGCCTGCCAGGCCGCCGCGCCCGGCTCGAAGTGGCCGCACTCGTGGACCACGTTCGCCAACCAGATGAAGACCTGGGCCTACCGCCAGGACCAGCTGCCGTCCACGCACCCGATCATGGCCGAGATCCGCGACCTGGACGACGTGCTGGTCAACTTCGACGGCATCACCTACGCCAAGGGCGCCAGCGTGCTCAAGCAGCTCGTGGCGTACGTCGGCGAGGACGAGTTCTTCCAGGGCGTGCAGGCCTACTTCAAGCGGCACGCGTACGGCAACACGCGCCTGTCCGACCTGCTGGGCGCCCTGGAGGAGACCTCCGGCCGCGACCTGAAGACCTGGTCGAAGAAGTGGCTGGAGACCGCCGGCATCAACATCCTCCGCCCGGAGATCGTCACCGGCGCCGACGGCACCATCACCACCTTCGCCGTCCGCCAGGAGGCCCCGGCCCTGCCCGCCGGCGCCAAGGGCGAGCCGATCCTGCGCCCGCACCGCATCGCCGTCGGCCTCTACGACCTCGACGAGGCGTCCGGCAAGCTGGTGCGCACCCAGCGGATCGAGCTGGACGTCGACGGCGAGCTGACGGCCGTACCGCAGCTGGCCGGCAAGCGCCGTCCCGCGGTGATCCTGCTCAACGACGACGACCTGTCGTACGCCAAGGTCCGCCTGGACGAGCAGTCCCTCGCGGTGGTCACCGAGCACCTCGGCGACTTCGAGTCCTCGCTGCCCCGCGCCCTGTGCTGGGCCTCCGCCTGGGACATGACCCGCGACGGCGAGCTGGCCACCCGCGACTACCTGTCGCTGGTGCTGTCCGGCGTCGGCAAGGAGTCCGACATCGGCGTCGTGCAGTCGCTGCACCGGCAGGTCAAGCTGGCCGTCGACCTGTACGCCGACCCCGCCGCCCGCGAGGCCCTGCTCACCCGCTGGACCGACGCCACGCTGGCCCACCTGCGGGCCGCAGCACCGGGCAGCGACCACCAGCTGGCCTGGGCGCGGGCGTTCGCGGCGACCGCGCGCACCCCGGAGCAGCTGGACCTGCTGGACGCCCTGCTGGAGGGCACCCAGACCGTCGAGGGCCTGGTCGTCGACACCGAGCTGCGCTGGGCGTTCGTGCAGCGGCTCGCCGCGGTCGGCCGGTTCGACGAGGCGGAGATCGCCGGCGAGTACGAGCGCGACAAGACCGCCGCCGGCGAGCGGCACGCCGCGACCGCCCGTGCTGCCCGGCCGACGGCCGAGGCCAAGGCGGAGGCGTGGGCCTCGGTCGTGGAGTCCGACAAGCTGCCGAACGCCGTGCAGGAGGCGGTCATCGGGGGCTTCGTCCAGACCGACCAGCGCGAGCTGCTCGCGCCGTACGCGGACACCTACTTCGAGGTGCTGAAGGAGGTCTGGGACTCCCGCTCGCACGAGATCGCCCAGCAGATCGCCGTCGGCCTCTACCCGTCGGTCCAGGTCACCCAGGAGACCCTGGCCAGGACCGACACGTGGCTGGCCGCGGCTGAGCCGGGCGCGGCGCTGCGCCGGCTGGTCTCGGAGTCCCGCGCGGGCGTCGAGCGTGCGCTGAGGGCCCAGGCGGTGGACGCGGCGGCCGAGTAGGTCCCACCGGTGGGACAGTAGGTCCCCCTCTGGTTCCAGGGGGCCCGGCCATGCGCCGGCCCCCGCACCGGACACGCGAAGGGGCGGTCACGTGAACACGTGACCGCCCCTTCGACCGTGCCGGGCCCTGCCGGACCGGGCCGGGGTCACTTCTTCGAGGACAGCTCCGCCGCCACCAGCTCCGCGACCTGTACCGCGTTCAGGGCGGCGCCCTTGCGGAGGTTGTCGTTGGAGATGAACAGCGCCAGGCCGTTGTCCGCCGTCTCGTCACGGCGGATCCGGCCGACGTACGCCGGGTCCTGGCCGGCCGCCTGCAGCGGGGTCGGGATGTCGGAGAGGGCCACACCGGGGGCCGCCGCGAGCAGCTCCGTGGCGCGCTCCGGGGAGATCGGGCGCGCGAAACGGGCGTTGACCTGGAGGGAGTGACCGGAGAACACGGGGACGCGCACACAGGTGCCGGAGACCTTCAGACCCGGGATCTCCAGGATCTTGCGGGACTCGTGGCGCAGCTTCTGCTCCTCGTCGGTCTCGTTCAGACCGTCGTCGACGATCGAGCCCGCCAGCGGCAGCACGTTGAAGGCGATCGTGCGCTTGTAGACCCCCGGCTCGGGGAAGTCCACCGCAGCCCCGTCGTGGGTCAGCTTGTCCGCGTCGGCGGCGACCTTCTGCACCTGCCCGTGCAGCTCCGCCACGCCCGCGAGGCCCGAGCCGGACACCGCCTGGTACGTGGCGACGATCAGCGCTTCGAGGCCCGCCTCCTCGTGCAGCACCTTCAGGGCCGGCATCGCGGCCATCGTGGTGCAGTTCGGGTTGGCGATGATGCCCTTGGGGCGGTCGGCGATCGCGTGCGGGTTCACCTCGGAGACGACGAGGGGCACCTCGGGGTCCCGGCGCCACGCCGAGGAGTTGTCGATCACGACGGCGCCCTGCGAGGCCACCTTCTCGGCCAGCGCACGGGAGGTCGCGCCGCCCGCGGAGAACAGGACGATGTCCAGGCCGGTGTAGTCGGCCGTCGAGGCGTCCTCCACCGTCACGCCGTCCAGGATCGTCCCCGCCGAGCGGGCCGAGGCGAACAGGCGCAGCTCGCTGACGGGGAAGTTCCGCTCCGCCAGGATCCTGCGCATGACCGTGCCGACCTGACCGGTGGCTCCGACGATTCCGACCCTCACGGCGTCTCCCTCTGTATCTCTCGTGCTGCGTGCCTTCGCATGACCGGGGCTTTTCCATGATGCGGCCGACCCCGGTCCACCTGTCCAATCCTTTGCCGCGTCTGCCCGCAAAGTGGGACACGCTCCTGCGGCGTACGGTTCCGGAACTCCGTCGTACACCGTGCTGAGCTGCAGATGTTCCCTCGGCGGCGGCCTCCCGCCGGAAGCTGTGCTGTGCCCGCCCCTGCCCCGCCGCGCCCGGGTCACACGACGGTGTGACGTACGCCTCTCCGGGTTCTGGACGCCGGGCCGAACGTTCCCGCGTGTTCGCGCGTCGTAGGGGCGGACGCGGGAGGGGGTGGCGTGTGCTGCGCGGAGGGGCGCGCCGTGGTGCTCAGGCGTACGACGCCGGTGCGGACCGGGCCGGCGGGGATCCGCTGGACGCGGCACAGGAACGCCGGGTGCGGGCGGTGCTCGCGCTCGGGGGCGTGCCGCAGGCGGACCTGCCGGACGGGGTGCAGCAGGTCCGGCTGCGGCTGCTGGAGCGGGCCGCGAGCGGGCGGGAGGCGCCGCGGGACGTGTCGGCGTGGGCGGCGGTGGTCGCCTCCAACCTCGCCATGGACTGGCACCGGGCCAAGCGGCGCCAGGAAAGCCTGGGGGAGCGGCTGGCCTCGCTGCGGGAGCCCGCGCACCCCTCCGGGGAGGAGACCAGCGTGCTGTCCCTCGCCGTGGCCCAGGGGCTGGACGAACTCCCCGACGCCCAGCGGCAGGTGCTGGTCCTGCGCTTCTTCGCCGACCTGCCGGTGCGCTCGATCGCCGAGGAACTCGGCGTCCCCGAGGGCACGGTCAAGAGCCGGCTGCACACGGCGGTCCGGGCGCTGCGCGACCGGCTGCACGAGGACGAGGTGGTGTGAGATGGCCGTCCGAGACGGGGGCGTGGAGCCGCGCGAGTACGACGGCCCGGACGACGCCCTGATGGCCGCGATCACCGGCGATCCCCTGCCCGAGGCAGTGGACGCCCACCCCGACGAGACCTTCCGCTCCGCCCACCACGCCGCCGAGACCGACCTCGCGGTGCTGCGCGAGCACCTCACGTGGATCGCGGAGGCTTTGACGGGGGAGACCCTGAGGGGGGAGCCGCAGGTCGGCGGGGCGCGGGACGAGGTGCCGAGGGAGCGCGGGGCGCGGGCGGGGGACCCGCGGGATCGCGGTCCGCGCGGCGCGATGCCGGGGGGCGGCGGAATCCGGGGCGCGGCCGGGTCGGCCGCCGAGCGGGCGGCGGTGGCGGAGACGGGGCCCGTGCCGGAGACGCAGTCCGTGCCGGAGGCGGGGTCCGTGAGGGCGGAGGCCGGCCGGGGCGTGCCGGGGGTGAAGTCCCCGAGGCGGGGCCGGGACAGCAGGCGTCGGCCGGCGGCGCCGTCGCGGCCCGGTCGGCCCTCCGGGGCCCGGCGTGTCCTGCGTGTCGCCCTCGGATCGGTTGCCGGGGCCGCTGCCCTGGGCCTGCTCGCCGGGCTGGGGTGGCTCGCCGCGCAGGGCGGCGGGGGACCGGCCGACGGGGCCGACGCCAAGAGCGACTCGGGCGCGCGGGGCGGTGCGAACGGCGACGGAGCGGCGCCGGACGGCAAGGGCGTCGACCTCGCCTGCGCCCGGCTGGTCGTCGAGGGCAGCGTGGTCCGGGTGGAGCCGGGAGCGGACGGGGCGGACCGGGTCTCGGTGCGCGTCGGACACCGGTACCGGCCCGCCGACGGGCCGGCCGAGGTCTCCTTCCTCCTCGACGCCGGGGCGGACCCCGCGCCGCGCCGGGGGCAGCACGTGCTGGTGTCCGTCCCCCGGGGCACCGACCACGCGAACGTGTGGGCGGTGGGGGACAGCAGGGTCGCCGCCGACCGGGCCTGGATCAGCGACGCGCTGTCCGGTCCCGAACGGGCGTCCGGGCAGGCCGACTGCCCGTCCTGACACACCGGCCACGCACCCCCCTCAGCCCTCCTTCGAGCGGGCGTAGTGGCGGGACGCCTTGGCGCGGTTGCCGCACGCGGCCATCGAGCACCAGCGGCGGATGCCGTTGCGGGACGTGTCGAAGAAGTGCAGGACACAGCTCTCGTGGGCGCACCGGCGGATCCGGTCCGGCGCCTGGGCCAGCAGGTCCAGGTAGTTGCGGGCGGCCAGCCAGGCCGGCCCCCAGGCCGGGTCGGTGAACTCGGGCTCCTCGGCGGGGCCTTCGCCGGTCAGCCGTACCCGGACCCGCCCGTGCGCCAGCACGGCGTCGACCAGCGGGGCCCCCTCCGCGACCGGCCCGTCCACCACCGCCCGGAGCGCCTCGCGCGCCTCGCGCACATGGCGCAGCACGGCCGGATCGGCGGGGTGGGACGCGTCGAGCCCGTTGCCCGCCAGCCACACCGCCAGCCCGTCGGTGTCGGTGAGCAGGTCCTGGACGACGCCCTCCCTGTTCCAGCGCGTGTTGAGCAGGTCGAGCGCGAGGGGCTCTCCCGTGAGCGGGCGCGGGTCGCGGACGACAGGCATCAGACACTCCTTCTCGGATTCTCGGACAACCCCCGGCTAACCACTCAAGGGTAAGTCACCGGTTGACGCCCTCGCATCTAACTGTCTAACCTCATCTACGACGGTTAGACATGCCGAAGGGGAGAGACATGAGCTTGCGCACCGGCCACACCGGCCTGAACGTCACCGACCTGGACCGTTCGCTCGCCTTCTA
Coding sequences within it:
- the pepN gene encoding aminopeptidase N, whose translation is MPGTNLTREEAQQRAQLLTVDSYETELDLSGAQDGGTYRSVTTVRFDVAETGGDSFIDLVAPAVHEVTLNGDALDPAEVFQDSRIALAGLLPGRNVLRVVADCAYTNTGEGLHRFVDPVDEQAYLYTQFEVPDARRVFASFEQPDLKATFQFTVTAPEGWTVISNSPTPEPTDNVWAFEPTPRMSTYVTALIVGPYHSVHSVYEKDGQSVPLGIYCRPSLAEFLDADALFAVTRQGFDWFQEKFDYAYPFKKYDQLFVPEFNAGAMENAGAVTIRDQYVFRSKVTDAAYEVRAATVLHELAHMWFGDLVTMEWWNDLWLNESFATYAEVACQAAAPGSKWPHSWTTFANQMKTWAYRQDQLPSTHPIMAEIRDLDDVLVNFDGITYAKGASVLKQLVAYVGEDEFFQGVQAYFKRHAYGNTRLSDLLGALEETSGRDLKTWSKKWLETAGINILRPEIVTGADGTITTFAVRQEAPALPAGAKGEPILRPHRIAVGLYDLDEASGKLVRTQRIELDVDGELTAVPQLAGKRRPAVILLNDDDLSYAKVRLDEQSLAVVTEHLGDFESSLPRALCWASAWDMTRDGELATRDYLSLVLSGVGKESDIGVVQSLHRQVKLAVDLYADPAAREALLTRWTDATLAHLRAAAPGSDHQLAWARAFAATARTPEQLDLLDALLEGTQTVEGLVVDTELRWAFVQRLAAVGRFDEAEIAGEYERDKTAAGERHAATARAARPTAEAKAEAWASVVESDKLPNAVQEAVIGGFVQTDQRELLAPYADTYFEVLKEVWDSRSHEIAQQIAVGLYPSVQVTQETLARTDTWLAAAEPGAALRRLVSESRAGVERALRAQAVDAAAE
- a CDS encoding aspartate-semialdehyde dehydrogenase; translated protein: MRVGIVGATGQVGTVMRRILAERNFPVSELRLFASARSAGTILDGVTVEDASTADYTGLDIVLFSAGGATSRALAEKVASQGAVVIDNSSAWRRDPEVPLVVSEVNPHAIADRPKGIIANPNCTTMAAMPALKVLHEEAGLEALIVATYQAVSGSGLAGVAELHGQVQKVAADADKLTHDGAAVDFPEPGVYKRTIAFNVLPLAGSIVDDGLNETDEEQKLRHESRKILEIPGLKVSGTCVRVPVFSGHSLQVNARFARPISPERATELLAAAPGVALSDIPTPLQAAGQDPAYVGRIRRDETADNGLALFISNDNLRKGAALNAVQVAELVAAELSSKK
- a CDS encoding sigma-70 family RNA polymerase sigma factor, which produces MDAAQERRVRAVLALGGVPQADLPDGVQQVRLRLLERAASGREAPRDVSAWAAVVASNLAMDWHRAKRRQESLGERLASLREPAHPSGEETSVLSLAVAQGLDELPDAQRQVLVLRFFADLPVRSIAEELGVPEGTVKSRLHTAVRALRDRLHEDEVV
- a CDS encoding CGNR zinc finger domain-containing protein; amino-acid sequence: MPVVRDPRPLTGEPLALDLLNTRWNREGVVQDLLTDTDGLAVWLAGNGLDASHPADPAVLRHVREAREALRAVVDGPVAEGAPLVDAVLAHGRVRVRLTGEGPAEEPEFTDPAWGPAWLAARNYLDLLAQAPDRIRRCAHESCVLHFFDTSRNGIRRWCSMAACGNRAKASRHYARSKEG